AGCAGGTAGCTATACGTGGCGCCGGTAACGTCAGCGATGTCCGTCGGATCCATACGCATGCCGCCCCAACTTGTCCGGTCGCGAACGGTCGCGCCGGCGTCGTCGAAGAGACCGCTCACGAAGCCCGGAAGCGTGCGCTTTCCGTAGTTGTAGTATGCGCCGTTGCCCTTGAGGTTGCGCAGGACGTCCATGGGGTCCTCGTCCGTCCAGTCCGAGAGGACGATGGTGTGCTCCCGGTCGTACCGAACGGGGTCGTCCTCTGCGGGGTCGATCACGAGGGGCGCGTACATTCCCTGCTGCTCCTGGCCACCGGAGTGGCTGTGGTACCAGTAGGTGCCCGCCTGTCGAACATCGAATCGATACGTGAACGTCTCGCCCGGCTTGATACCGTCGTAGCTGAATCCCGGCACACCATCCATGTCGGCTGGCACGAGGAGCCCATGCCAGTGGATCGACGTGTCTTCGTCGAGGTGGTTCGTGACGCGCAGGATCGCCTCCTGGCCTTCACGCAGCCGAAGCAGCGGGCCGGGGATCATCTCGTTGATCATGGGCGCCGTTCCGGTGCGGTCTCCGATCCGGACACCGCCCCGGTCGATCACCAGGTCGTATTCTACGGCGCGGGGAGCCGCTGCGTTTTTGGGCGCCACTGCTGCGAAAAGCGAACGTGGCGAGGCGCCGAGCGCGGTTGTCGCGGTGATTCCAGCGGCGATGCGGACGAAGTCGCGGCGCCCGAGAGGTAGCGATGAATCTGTCATCTCGGGGCACTTCGCCAGGCAGTGGACTGGGTCGCGCGCGCGACTGACTTCTGCGCGCGCCCGACATCGGCGGAACGTTGGACCAAGGGAGGATCTCCGGGCAGTAGAGCATTCTTGTTACGAAGAGAATCGTCACCGATACATGAAGGCTCTCTGAAGCCCGCATGAAGGCTTCTTCATGAAGGCTTCATCGCAGTTTCACCTCGCGGGTCGTAATCTCGGCGGACTCATACCACGAAACCGCTGCCCTTCTCATGAAGCCAACCTCCCAATTGCGCCCCTCGCGCACCCATCGTGCGCTCGGGATCGACACGATCCTCCTGCCCACGCCTGCAACTCGCGATTCTGACGATGGTCGTGACAGGTTGGATGATGGCGTTTCGAAATCGCACGAAGAAATTCGCCGAAGTGGAAGCGTAAGCTCCCTTCGCCAACTGTCCATTCTCAGGAGGTCCCAATGAAGTCCATCCTCGTCCGGCTCTTTGCAGTCGTCGCCATGCTCGCCGTCCCGGCCATCGGCCATGCCCAATCCGGTGAGGCTGGTGTCATTGCGGCCATCGACGCGTACCACTCGTCACTCGCTTCTGGGGACTCTGCGACGGCGCTATCCATGCTCGCGGAAGACGTCACGATCCTCGAGAGCGGCGGAGTCGAGAACAAAGAGCACTATCGCAGCGGCCACCTGTCTGGTGACATGCGTTTCGCTCAGGCTGTGCCCCGCGAGCGTGGGGACATCAACGTGACCATGATGGGTGACGTGGCGTGGGCGTGGTCAACGAGCATCACCGAAGGAACGATGGGCGAACGCGAAATCAACTCGCAGGGTGCGGAGTTGATGGTTCTCGCTCATGTCGACGGAGTGTGGAAGATCAAGGCGATCCACTGGTCGTCGCGCCAAAGGCGTTAGTCCCGTGTCCATGAAGATGACTTCATGGGCCGTTCATAATCACTGAATGCTCCCTCGTCGAACACTTTTACGCAGGGTTCAGCCGAAACGCCAAACAAGAACCTGTGCATGCGGCCGTAGTTGGAGTCCTTCTCGATGGTCTCGCAGATGGCTTCGAGGCCGCGACCCACGTCACGTCCTACGTTGATCGCGATCGGAGGAAAGTAGTTCCGAGCCGCGTGGTGCCAGAGCGTGAGCTTGCCGATGCGGCCGAGTCCGTTGATCCCGAGCGCTTCGCCATCGAGTACCGGTGCAATCTGATCTGTTCCTGCGGGAGGTTTCTAGCTCTTTCCAAGCATGAAACTGGATAGAATCGGCCCCGGTCGGAGCCTCGGGCGGAGCCGCCGCTCGGCGGCCCCGCCTTCGGTCAGCTGATGACTCTCGGCTTTGCGAAAATCCGCGGCGCGAAGTCGCGCAGATGTTGGTCCTTGTCCAAGAACGGCACACCGTCCGTCATCCATCCTGGAGCGGGCTCGCCCTTCAGGTGGTGGTTGTAGAACTGGCGGAGACGGTATTGGAAGTCGATCCGGTTCTGGAGCTTCCGGAGTCCATGCCCTTCCTCCGGATAGGAAAGCCAGATGATGGGCTTTTCTAGAAAGCGGAGCGCATTGTACCACTCGAGGCCCTGCTCCCAGTTTACCGTCGGGTCTTCTTCACCGTGCAAATAGAGGACTGGCGTATTCATGGTCTCCACACCGGAAATCGGAGACTCGGCCCAATAGGTATCAAAGTCCTCGTACGGGTTCGTCGCGTAGCGACCCTGCCCGTAGATGTCGTAGGAATGGTTGTTCTGCCCACTCCCAACGAAGAGCTGGTTGAACTCACTGATAAGGTTGATGGGCGCCGCGCCGTGTGCGACGGCGGAGAACATGTCCGAGCGGGTCGCGATGTATGCGCCGCCACCACCGCTGTAGGAATGTCCACTGAGACCCACGGACTCCGGGTCTGCGTAGCCCATCTCGATGACCTTCTGCACCGCTGCTTCCACTGACTCCAGCATGTCCGAGTGAGAGGACCCGATTCGGAAGTGCACGTCTGGCTGCATGACCAAGAAGCCGCTGCTCACGTAGCCGGCGAAGTTCGGTGAATGTCGGTACGTCGGGGTGGGGTAGAGGTGAAGGTCTTGGGAGTACTGCTCATAGAAGCGCACAATCATCGGCAGCTTCTGACCTTCCTCGTAGCCTTCGGGGATCGCGAGTGTGCCCTGGAGCGGGACACCATCGTCGTTCGTGTAGTCGAAGAGGATGCGTGAACCCCACAGGTATTCGTCCTGCTGCGGGTTCGCGGTCGTGACCCTGGTGCGGTCGGTGAAGTCGCCGTCACTGACCCACAGGTCCGGAAAGTCCTCGAACGTCTGCGCGGTGAAGATGTACCGGTCTGCGTCCGCGGCCTTTTGTGGGACGCTCAACCGTTGGGCCTCCCACGCGAGCGCCCCGAGATTGCCGTCGTCCAACTGGAAGTAGCCTTCGGACTTCGTCCATTCCCCATACCCGTCCAAAAGAACGGGCGCATTGAGGTCGATCGTTCGTGCGTCTGGATCGGTCGCTACGTAGCGCAGCCGAATCTCCTCGGCGTTGCCGTAACCGCCGGTCAGGTCCGTAGCGGCGCTCCCGTCGAGCGGCTGCAGCCAGACATCGTACTTGTGATAGAGCACGACCCCCTCGCCGTCCTCGGTCCATCCCGCCATGCCATAAGGGGGCTTCTCACCGAAGTAGTCGTACTCAGCGTTCGTGAAGTCGACCGGAGCACTTTCAGTGAGGTTCACATGCTCGTCGTCGGCTATGCGATAGTCCCAGACGTGCCCGTCCTTCCAGTACAGGTAGTGCTCGCTGTCAGGACTCAGCCCCAGTGCCCGCAGTTGGCCCTCAAGAGCCACCGTACGTTCACCTGTCTGGGTGTCGATTCGGTAGAAGTCCGCGACCTGAGGCTTCCAGTCGGACACGTAGTCACTGTCGTCACGTCCCATGCCCCACCGTCCGTTCCGCGTGACTTCGACGGTCCGCATGGTCTCGTCAGCTAACGGCACGATGTCACCGCCTCGCAGATGCGCTGCTGCGACGTAGGTCCGGTTCCGGTCGCGCGAAGCCGACTGCTGTTGCTCCGCCTGAATGCGATCGTCCTGCCAGTGCCAGATGTTGACGTCTGCCAACGGAAACTCGTCGTCCGCCCACTTTTTGAGCTTGTCGTCCTGCATCTTGGTGCCCACGAAGAGCGTCGTGGCGTCTGTATTCCACGCCAGGTTTCCGTCTTCGCTCAGGATCCAATCGTCCGCTAGACCGCTTCCGGATGTGAACGCGGTCAGTGTGACTTCCGCAGTTGAGACATCCGAGAACGCGAGAAGGGTGTTGTCCCGCTCGACCTTCCCCTCCGGTGTCTCACCCCGCAAGACGGCTAGGGCGTTTCCTTCTTCGGACCACGCCATTCGTGCGTATCGTTCCTTCGCGTTATCGAGGGCACGCCGGGCACCTGTGGCGAGGTCGACCATGTAGACGCCGTTTCCGTCCTTGTTGGCCGCATCTACGGTAAACGCGAGGTAGTTACCCGCGTCGTTGAAGGCCGCCTGGTCCACGCTCCCGATGAGTTCGTCGAAGCCCTCGTGGAGATTGCGTAGAATGAGGTCCGTCCCATCATGCTCGGCATCGTCGTCTGACTGCCGCTTTTTCACGAAGAAGTGGCTCGACGTCTCCGAGAAGCCGAAGTCCGATGCGTCGTCCCAGCTCCGCATCTCTCCCGTGGTGAGGTTCAGCAGGCCAGCCTGGTGCGTGACGTCCTCGTCGTCTCGCTCGAGTTTCTCGATTTCTGCGAATGGTTTACTGAGGTCGTATGCGATCCAGTTGCCATCCGATGAGAATTCAGCCCCGGAAGCGCGGGGCACAGTGTGGTCTCGACCGGAATCGAGTCCTTTGACGAAGAGTGTGTCGTCTCCGCGGACCCGCGTGTAGGTCCACGAAACCCACTGGCCGTCGTCGGAGATCTCCGCGCCCGAGATCGTGCGCCAGAGATGATAGTCCGAGATCTCCAGCGTGCGTTTCTCGTCGCCCGACTGCGCCTCGACAGGTGCGCCAGGGACGAGGATGGCTAGGACAAGAAGGGTTCGGACAGCCAGTGCCACCAACGGAGAGCAGTACATGCTTCGCCTCGAAGTATGGGAGTGATCCGAGGGGCAATCTCTGGGTGTTCACCCCCCTGGAGGAAAGCTGACCAACCCCGTGATGCCGGGCTAGTCCAAGCAAACGCCCCCTCCGCACCGCGGCTCGAGGCCACAGGCGGAGGGGGCGGTGTACTTCCTGGGGGGGCGGGCTCTTACACCCAGCCCTTCCGTCGGAAATCACGAAGGGCTTCGGCCCATCTGCCTTGCTCTTCCGGTAGCCCGAAGGAAATACGGTTCCATTCGACCATCGGAGGGAACTGTCGACCCACACGCACGCCGACCTCAGCCATGCGATTGATGTAGGTGCCGAGATCTCCGTTGATGCGGTGCATCATGAAGTTGGCTTGCGTGGGGAGATACTCGAGTCCGAGTTCGTCGCAGGTGTCCATGACGATCTTCTTCGAGGCATTGTTGACCTCGACGCTTCGGGCCATGAGCCCTTCGTCCGCGAGTGACGCCGTACCGGCTGCTGCAGCGAGCACGTTCGGGTTGTTCTGCATGACGAACTCGCGCATGCGTGCAGCGGTGTCCGGGTGGGCGATGCCGTACCCCAATCGCATACCTGCCATACCGAAGATCTTCGAGAAGGTGCGAACCACGATCACGTTCGGTTTGGTTTCGATCCACTTGAGCGCCGACCAGTACGACGGATCGTCGGCATACTCGAAGTACGCCTCGTCCATCAGGAACATGGTGGTCTCAGGGGCGTCGGCGATCCAGTTGTCGATCTCCCGTGAGTTCGTGATGGTCGCGGTCGGGTTGTTCGGATTGCAGAAGTAGACGACAGCCGGTCTTCGCGAACCCTCTGCGGCTTGGCGCATGCGCCCAATATCGTGAGCCAGGCCGGGCCCGGTCAGCGGAACCGTAACCAAGTTGTAGGCGAGCGGGCGCATGTAGCGGGGGACGTCCTCAAACGTCGGTTCCGCCGTGACCAGGGGAGTGTTCGGCCCTTGGTAGGCTTGGACGGCCATCTGGAGGATCTCGGTGGAGCCCGCACCCAGCACCAAATTCTCCTGCTTGACCCCAACAAAATCGGACAAAGCACTCATAAGAGGAGCGCGGAAGTCACTGGGATAACGATTGGCGTTCGGGATCGCTTCGATCACTGCCTGACGCGCCGCGGGTGACAGGCCCAGTGGGTTCTCGTTCGAGCTGAGCTTCACGGATCCGTCGGCCAGGGTCTTGCCGGGGCCCCATCCGGGCGTGTTCTCGAGCAGAGCTGCAATCGCACTGCCCGCGCTGGTGGCACCTACGAGTCCGGCTGCCATGCCGGTGGTCACAAAGCCTCGGCGATCCATCTGTCCTCCTGGGTTCGGATCTGCTGCACCCGGTAGCCAACCCGGCAACCGATGTGCGGGGTCAATGTGGGGTAGATACCGGGTGGATCGAAAGGGCAGAGGATCGGTAGCAGAGTCATCTCACACATTCGAAGAAAGCCAGACGATCATGCGACGTGCTACTGCTACGTGGTTTCTCATACTTTTTGTCGCGCTCACTCAGCCGCTCTCGGGGCAGGTGATCGAGGCTCCCGTGCGTTACGACACGGACTACCTGAGCGCCGAGTTTCACGCAGGCAGAAGAGCAGAGGTCATGGCCCGCCTTCCAGAGGGCTCGCTCGCGGTCCTCTTCGGAGCCCCCCTCCGCAATCGCACCGGTGACCAGACGTTCGAGTATAGGCAGTCGAGTGATTTTCTCTATCTCACAGGGAGCGAGGAGCCCGGTTCGGCGCTCATCCTTGCACCGGGTGGCATCGAGATCGATGGTGCCACGGTCCGTGAGGTTCTCGTGGTTCCGCCCCGCGACCCAAGTCGCGAAGTGTGGGACGGCCGACGATTCGGTACCGAACGTGCCATGTCCGAGCTCGGATTCGAGGAGGCGGTTGGGGCGGATCGGTTTGCCGATATCCTCACCCCGCTTCTTCAGAGCGGGCAGCATACCGTACATCACACGCCCTTCCCTGACGGGGTCCCGGCCGAGTCGGACCTTCGCACGCTCCTGACCGTCTTTGTGGAGAACGTCGACCGGCAGAATGTCAGTCAGGGTGGCAAGCGAGATGACGCGACACTGCGGGGGATCCTCGACGAGCTCCGTGCGGACAAGACCGAAGAAGAGATGGTCCTGCTTCAGCGGGCGATCGACATCACGGTGGAAGCGCACCGCGAAGCGATGCAGCAAGCGAAGGCGGGCTGGGCGGAGTACGAGATTGAGGCGTTGATCGAATACACATTCAAGAAGAACGGCTCGGAGCAGCCCGGCTTCAACAGCATTGTCGGAAGCGGTGAGAACTCGACGATTCTGCACTACATGACGAGTCGTCGCATCACCGAACCAGGTGACGTCATCGTGGTCGACATCGGCGCTGAGTACCACGGCTACTCCGCAGATGTGACGCGCACGATTCCCATCGACGGCACCTACTCGCCGGCGCAACGAGCGATCTATCAGCTGGTGTACGATGCCCAGGAAGCTGGGATCGCCGCGTCCAGGGATGGCGCCAGTTTCGGGGCGACCAACCAAGCTGCGGCACAAGTTCTAGCTGTGGGACTCGCTGAACTCGGCCTCATCGAGAGCGCCCAAGACACCCGCGGGCTGCGCCGCTTCTTCATGCACGGCACGAGCCACTACCTGGGGCTCGATGTCCACGACGTCGGCAGCTACGGAATTCTTTCTGCGGGTGAGGTAATCACCGTCGAGCCGGGAATTTACATCCCGGCCGCCGAGGACATCGACCCCAAGTGGTGGAACATCGGCGTCCGCATCGAAGATGACATTCTGATCACCCAAGGTGATCCGGTCATCTTGTCCGCAGGCGCACCGCGCCATCCCGACGCGGTGGAGGCCCTAATGCAGGGCCGACCGATTTCGTAACGGGTCTTAGTCCCGTGTGACCTTGAGTCCCGTGACGGTGGCTTCCGTGTTGTGGGCAAAGCGAATCCCGAACACACCATCGGTCGACGAGAGTCTGCCTGACGTCACGATATCCGACTTCGGATAGCTGCCAACCACTTCGCCGTTGATCGAGCAGTCGACGGTGGTCGCGGTTACCGAAACCGCGATTTCTTGCGTGACCGGCTCGTTCTTTCCAGCCGCCGTATCTACTGCGTCGTTCGCCTCACCTCGGCGGCCATTCACTTGGAATGCCTCCGGGCCGAAGCCCCGCACGATGAACGTGCCGCTGCCGTAGGCGGCGCAGTACAGATAGCTCTGCTGGTCCGTGCCCAGGTTGTTTCCGCCGATGACGATGCCGTAAGGGTGCGGATGGCTGTTCAGGTTCATGTACTGCGGTTCGTGGAATGTTGCTGAGACGGTGTACTCACCGCTCTCCATATTCGACGGGTTCCAGTACGTGACGGCGGGGCCGGTCGTCACATGTAATACACCGTCCATCTCTGATAGGCGGGAGTTTTCCAAAGCCTGTCCGGACTCGGCTTCACGGGCGTCGATCTTGCCCATCCAGCCGGCGACATTGATGCCGCCGTCTTCAACGGTGCGAGACACTTCGGACTGACTCATTGCGGGGCTGGCTATTAGAAATAGCGCGCCGGCGGCAGTGGCGAATGCTGCAAGATGTCTATGACGCATGATTCGATGTTCCGGTGCAGGAGGGTTCAAGAGGCTCACACCATACGTTCGCGCCGTCCCTACTGCTACAGTTTTCGGAGCGACAGGTCAGACGTTGAAGCGGATGTTCATGATGTCACCGTCCGCGACGAGGTAGTCCTTGCCCTCGACCTGGAGCTTGCCCGCGTCCCTAACAGCGACCTCGGAGCCGTGCTCCATGAAGACTGCGTAAGGGGTGACCTCCGCCCGGATGAAGCCGCGTTCTAAGTCCGAGTGAATCCGTCCCGCGGCCTTTCGGGCGTTGAAGCCACTTCGGATCGTCCAGGCTCGGACCTCGTCCGTCCCGACTGTGAAGTACGAGATCAGGTCGAGCAGCCCGTATGCCGTTCGGATGAACCGGGCCAACGCCGATTCGGTCAATCCGAGGTCGGATAGAAACTCGGCTTGATCTTCTGCCTCCATGCCGGAGATGTCGGATTCGATGCTGGCTGACAGCGTCAGACCCGCGGCTTGGAGTTCGTCGATTCGAGTGACCAGGGCTTCGGGCATAGGCTCGGCAGCCCGGTCCTCTCCGCGGTTTACGGCAACAAGTAGCGGGCGGTCCGAGAGAATGCCGAAGCCCTTAAGGTAGTCCCGGTCCAGGTCCGCCTCGGGGATGGTGCGTATGGCACGCTCTTCTTCGAGCACCGAATACATCAACTCGAATGCGGCGATCTCCTGCGCATCGCCTCGTTCTTTCTTCGCTCGCTCGAGTCTTTTCTCGACGATGTCGATGTCCGCGAAGATGCACTCCGTGTGAAATGCATCGAGGTCTCCAAGCGGATCCGGATCACCTTCGATGGCCGGGTTCTCAAAGTCTCGCAGCACGAGGCACAGGGCCTCCTGATCGC
The genomic region above belongs to Longimicrobiales bacterium and contains:
- a CDS encoding aminopeptidase P N-terminal domain-containing protein, with the translated sequence MRRATATWFLILFVALTQPLSGQVIEAPVRYDTDYLSAEFHAGRRAEVMARLPEGSLAVLFGAPLRNRTGDQTFEYRQSSDFLYLTGSEEPGSALILAPGGIEIDGATVREVLVVPPRDPSREVWDGRRFGTERAMSELGFEEAVGADRFADILTPLLQSGQHTVHHTPFPDGVPAESDLRTLLTVFVENVDRQNVSQGGKRDDATLRGILDELRADKTEEEMVLLQRAIDITVEAHREAMQQAKAGWAEYEIEALIEYTFKKNGSEQPGFNSIVGSGENSTILHYMTSRRITEPGDVIVVDIGAEYHGYSADVTRTIPIDGTYSPAQRAIYQLVYDAQEAGIAASRDGASFGATNQAAAQVLAVGLAELGLIESAQDTRGLRRFFMHGTSHYLGLDVHDVGSYGILSAGEVITVEPGIYIPAAEDIDPKWWNIGVRIEDDILITQGDPVILSAGAPRHPDAVEALMQGRPIS
- a CDS encoding DUF933 domain-containing protein — translated: MKIGLVGFAGSGKTTVFNAMTGMDVPVGFGGEVRLGSVRVPDERIDTLSEMFSPKKTTYAEMSFCDVPGEHGSDKKGLSPRGLQQIRDQEALCLVLRDFENPAIEGDPDPLGDLDAFHTECIFADIDIVEKRLERAKKERGDAQEIAAFELMYSVLEEERAIRTIPEADLDRDYLKGFGILSDRPLLVAVNRGEDRAAEPMPEALVTRIDELQAAGLTLSASIESDISGMEAEDQAEFLSDLGLTESALARFIRTAYGLLDLISYFTVGTDEVRAWTIRSGFNARKAAGRIHSDLERGFIRAEVTPYAVFMEHGSEVAVRDAGKLQVEGKDYLVADGDIMNIRFNV
- a CDS encoding prolyl oligopeptidase family serine peptidase → MYCSPLVALAVRTLLVLAILVPGAPVEAQSGDEKRTLEISDYHLWRTISGAEISDDGQWVSWTYTRVRGDDTLFVKGLDSGRDHTVPRASGAEFSSDGNWIAYDLSKPFAEIEKLERDDEDVTHQAGLLNLTTGEMRSWDDASDFGFSETSSHFFVKKRQSDDDAEHDGTDLILRNLHEGFDELIGSVDQAAFNDAGNYLAFTVDAANKDGNGVYMVDLATGARRALDNAKERYARMAWSEEGNALAVLRGETPEGKVERDNTLLAFSDVSTAEVTLTAFTSGSGLADDWILSEDGNLAWNTDATTLFVGTKMQDDKLKKWADDEFPLADVNIWHWQDDRIQAEQQQSASRDRNRTYVAAAHLRGGDIVPLADETMRTVEVTRNGRWGMGRDDSDYVSDWKPQVADFYRIDTQTGERTVALEGQLRALGLSPDSEHYLYWKDGHVWDYRIADDEHVNLTESAPVDFTNAEYDYFGEKPPYGMAGWTEDGEGVVLYHKYDVWLQPLDGSAATDLTGGYGNAEEIRLRYVATDPDARTIDLNAPVLLDGYGEWTKSEGYFQLDDGNLGALAWEAQRLSVPQKAADADRYIFTAQTFEDFPDLWVSDGDFTDRTRVTTANPQQDEYLWGSRILFDYTNDDGVPLQGTLAIPEGYEEGQKLPMIVRFYEQYSQDLHLYPTPTYRHSPNFAGYVSSGFLVMQPDVHFRIGSSHSDMLESVEAAVQKVIEMGYADPESVGLSGHSYSGGGGAYIATRSDMFSAVAHGAAPINLISEFNQLFVGSGQNNHSYDIYGQGRYATNPYEDFDTYWAESPISGVETMNTPVLYLHGEEDPTVNWEQGLEWYNALRFLEKPIIWLSYPEEGHGLRKLQNRIDFQYRLRQFYNHHLKGEPAPGWMTDGVPFLDKDQHLRDFAPRIFAKPRVIS
- a CDS encoding aminotransferase class I/II-fold pyridoxal phosphate-dependent enzyme, which translates into the protein MDRRGFVTTGMAAGLVGATSAGSAIAALLENTPGWGPGKTLADGSVKLSSNENPLGLSPAARQAVIEAIPNANRYPSDFRAPLMSALSDFVGVKQENLVLGAGSTEILQMAVQAYQGPNTPLVTAEPTFEDVPRYMRPLAYNLVTVPLTGPGLAHDIGRMRQAAEGSRRPAVVYFCNPNNPTATITNSREIDNWIADAPETTMFLMDEAYFEYADDPSYWSALKWIETKPNVIVVRTFSKIFGMAGMRLGYGIAHPDTAARMREFVMQNNPNVLAAAAGTASLADEGLMARSVEVNNASKKIVMDTCDELGLEYLPTQANFMMHRINGDLGTYINRMAEVGVRVGRQFPPMVEWNRISFGLPEEQGRWAEALRDFRRKGWV
- a CDS encoding nuclear transport factor 2 family protein; protein product: MKSILVRLFAVVAMLAVPAIGHAQSGEAGVIAAIDAYHSSLASGDSATALSMLAEDVTILESGGVENKEHYRSGHLSGDMRFAQAVPRERGDINVTMMGDVAWAWSTSITEGTMGEREINSQGAELMVLAHVDGVWKIKAIHWSSRQRR